In Treponema vincentii, a single window of DNA contains:
- a CDS encoding 16S rRNA pseudouridine(516) synthase has product MLVRIDKILAANGLGSRKDVRRLLRKEDFRINGTRVTDAGTLLDPENDTLSHNGEKLYLRTCCYLMLNKPAGVVTSTSDPLHRTVMELLPPPFSAMSLFPIGRLDLDTEGLLIITDDGELTHRLTAPKSACIKSYYLETAVPFTEAEFYVAKTACAQGLSLGKTFTCLPAIFERTEAQNIKTKWAFLMHICEGKYHQVKKMIKVLGNEVIYLKRISMGGVMLDPQLSAGSCRELTSDEVTALKKI; this is encoded by the coding sequence ATGCTTGTCAGGATAGATAAAATACTCGCTGCGAACGGATTAGGTTCACGGAAAGATGTACGGCGGCTTTTGCGTAAAGAAGATTTCCGAATCAACGGCACACGGGTAACCGATGCGGGGACGCTGCTTGACCCTGAAAACGATACACTTTCACATAACGGAGAAAAACTGTACCTCCGCACCTGTTGTTACCTTATGCTGAACAAACCGGCTGGGGTTGTTACTTCTACCTCCGATCCGCTGCACCGCACCGTTATGGAGCTGCTGCCGCCGCCTTTTTCTGCAATGAGTCTTTTCCCCATCGGACGGCTCGACCTCGATACCGAAGGGCTGCTCATCATTACCGATGACGGAGAGCTTACTCATCGACTTACTGCCCCGAAATCAGCCTGTATAAAAAGCTATTATCTTGAAACAGCGGTTCCTTTCACCGAAGCCGAGTTTTACGTTGCCAAAACGGCCTGTGCTCAAGGATTATCACTCGGGAAAACTTTCACCTGTCTTCCTGCGATCTTTGAACGTACGGAAGCACAAAACATAAAAACGAAATGGGCATTTTTGATGCATATCTGCGAAGGGAAATATCATCAAGTAAAAAAAATGATAAAAGTGCTTGGAAATGAAGTGATCTACCTCAAACGAATTTCGATGGGGGGCGTTATGCTCGATCCGCAATTATCTGCCGGTTCTTGCCGCGAGCTTACCTCCGATGAAGTTACAGCGCTTAAGAAGATATAA
- a CDS encoding ABC transporter permease subunit has translation MKFDIPIGRQYPAFESHQHRQSPSSEAFFKKKKLRTLTIFFTAAALYTASAIMTGFTAWNALTGIPRGLYWLVRNFFPSAQSISVLPLIFKTSLHTAVIAITASTTAFCVACVAAVAGSQTTGRFRVLRIVCSGAASFFRNIPLPAWSILLLLSFKQNAVTGFLALFFITAGHLTRAFTEIIDSHAEESYTALEAAGVSYIPIIIHGVLPNVLPLFISWLLYAIETNVRDSALIGILTGTGIGFLFNLYFKSFRYPEAGLIICVLTILVLCIDSISNRVRRILL, from the coding sequence ATGAAATTTGATATTCCGATAGGTAGGCAATATCCTGCCTTTGAATCACATCAGCACCGGCAATCGCCTTCTTCAGAGGCTTTCTTCAAGAAAAAAAAACTAAGAACATTGACTATCTTTTTCACGGCTGCCGCGTTATATACAGCTTCGGCAATTATGACGGGGTTTACGGCATGGAATGCACTAACAGGGATTCCACGCGGACTATATTGGCTGGTAAGGAATTTTTTTCCATCGGCACAATCGATTTCTGTGCTGCCACTTATTTTTAAAACTTCGCTGCACACAGCCGTTATCGCGATAACGGCATCAACTACAGCTTTTTGTGTTGCCTGTGTAGCGGCTGTTGCCGGTTCGCAAACAACCGGCCGCTTCCGCGTATTGCGTATTGTCTGTTCCGGTGCCGCATCTTTTTTTAGAAATATACCTCTTCCCGCATGGTCTATTCTATTGCTGTTATCTTTTAAGCAAAATGCCGTAACCGGTTTTTTGGCTCTTTTTTTTATTACCGCAGGACATTTAACCCGAGCTTTTACCGAAATTATCGACTCTCACGCCGAAGAATCGTATACGGCTTTGGAAGCAGCAGGCGTATCGTATATACCGATTATCATTCACGGCGTATTACCAAATGTCCTTCCGCTCTTTATTTCATGGCTACTCTATGCTATAGAAACCAATGTCAGAGATTCGGCATTGATCGGCATTTTGACGGGAACGGGTATCGGCTTCCTTTTTAATCTGTATTTTAAAAGCTTTCGTTATCCCGAAGCAGGTCTTATCATTTGTGTGCTGACGATACTCGTACTTTGCATCGACAGCATTTCCAACAGGGTGCGAAGGATATTACTATGA
- a CDS encoding alpha-hydroxy-acid oxidizing protein, with protein sequence MSGYKCHFCAECDGYGCLGELPGMGGVFQSANFISNCSAWQKYYSDTLCDDVLPPIRLAPITGGVENVGYGDEAAFYFDLIEACAEAGFLLSIGDGYPDAKIQGGLAALQRYGKTGAVFIKPYPNPRIFERIDWVRSSADLVGIDIDSYNIVTMRNLVQLEQKDAQSLKEIQRYAQKPFAIKGIFLPENVELVKELRPDVAVISNHGGRIETRRGSTADFLAEYGSTLRKFAGEVWVDGGLRSRMDIVTAKRLGAAQVMIGRPCITALLKDKAQGVRELYRRLTVG encoded by the coding sequence ATGAGCGGATATAAATGCCATTTTTGTGCCGAATGCGACGGATACGGCTGCCTTGGTGAACTGCCCGGAATGGGCGGCGTATTTCAAAGCGCCAATTTTATCAGCAACTGTTCTGCATGGCAGAAGTATTATAGCGATACCCTGTGCGATGATGTGCTACCTCCCATTAGATTGGCTCCTATTACCGGCGGTGTCGAAAATGTCGGCTATGGAGATGAAGCCGCGTTTTATTTCGATTTAATTGAAGCTTGTGCCGAAGCAGGATTCCTGCTCAGCATTGGAGACGGATACCCCGACGCAAAGATACAGGGAGGTCTTGCAGCCCTGCAGCGATACGGAAAAACCGGAGCGGTGTTCATTAAGCCGTATCCTAATCCCCGTATCTTTGAACGGATAGATTGGGTACGCAGCTCTGCCGATCTGGTAGGGATCGATATCGATTCCTATAATATTGTAACAATGCGTAACCTTGTTCAGCTTGAACAAAAAGATGCACAGAGCCTGAAAGAAATACAGCGGTATGCACAAAAACCTTTTGCAATTAAAGGAATATTTTTACCCGAAAATGTCGAGCTGGTAAAAGAGTTGCGTCCTGATGTTGCCGTTATTTCCAATCACGGTGGCAGGATAGAAACAAGGCGCGGCAGTACGGCGGATTTTTTAGCCGAGTACGGCAGTACGCTCCGTAAGTTTGCAGGCGAGGTGTGGGTAGACGGAGGATTGCGGAGTCGCATGGATATAGTTACCGCAAAACGACTCGGTGCGGCACAGGTGATGATCGGTCGCCCCTGCATTACTGCACTGTTGAAAGATAAAGCTCAAGGTGTACGGGAGCTGTACCGTCGCCTAACTGTAGGTTAA
- a CDS encoding PhnE/PtxC family ABC transporter permease: protein MKNHTSIGRCRLPRKKQYMPSLVFAVLFGISIWGCFLLAQETIDWKSSWHNLLHYGRILFLQPKRSDHLPIGELAYSLGISFALSILTTIGGAAIAFFLALGAARNIAPSGVVKIIRIITAIIRSIPTIIWVLVFSVTINIGTDAAVIGMCFHSIAYLVKVFSESFEQINRDTIDALRACGAGFSGIITQAVIPVAATSIISWTFFRFEINFINAVAIGAAAGSGGIGYYLFMAGNLYYDIREVGVITYTIFGTVILLELLSLRLRKGIKQH, encoded by the coding sequence ATGAAAAACCATACCAGTATTGGCCGTTGCCGATTGCCGAGAAAAAAACAATATATGCCCTCTCTTGTATTTGCTGTTCTTTTCGGTATCAGTATTTGGGGATGTTTTTTGCTTGCGCAGGAAACAATCGATTGGAAGAGTTCATGGCATAATCTGCTTCACTATGGACGCATCCTTTTTTTGCAGCCGAAGCGGTCGGATCATTTACCCATCGGTGAACTTGCGTACTCACTCGGTATCAGTTTTGCACTATCGATTTTAACGACGATCGGTGGTGCCGCTATCGCTTTTTTCTTGGCTCTCGGAGCAGCTCGAAATATCGCTCCTTCGGGTGTCGTAAAAATAATCCGTATTATTACCGCAATTATCCGATCAATTCCCACAATTATTTGGGTGCTGGTTTTCTCGGTTACGATTAATATCGGTACCGATGCCGCCGTTATCGGTATGTGCTTCCATAGCATTGCTTATTTGGTAAAAGTGTTTTCGGAAAGCTTTGAACAGATTAACCGCGATACAATTGATGCTTTGCGAGCCTGCGGAGCGGGATTTTCCGGCATTATTACGCAAGCGGTTATCCCGGTTGCTGCAACATCCATTATTTCATGGACATTTTTCCGCTTCGAAATCAATTTTATCAATGCCGTCGCAATCGGCGCCGCCGCAGGATCGGGCGGCATCGGGTATTATTTATTCATGGCAGGCAATCTCTATTATGATATACGGGAAGTCGGCGTTATCACATACACTATTTTCGGTACCGTCATTTTACTGGAGCTGCTCTCTCTGCGTCTGCGGAAAGGAATCAAGCAGCATTAA
- a CDS encoding YebC/PmpR family DNA-binding transcriptional regulator, which produces MSGHSKWATIKHAKGAADAKRGQMFTKFIKEISIAARMGGGDPNGNPRLRTAILKARAANMPKDNIERAIKKGTGELGGASYEELLYEGYAPGGVAVLVEVLTDNKNRAAANVRNLFSKNGGNLGATGSVAYMFNRKGVIEYDAEVVSEEKLMEEALEAGAEDIQTEGGIITVTTDPNDFASVLEALQEKGFESVSAEISMIPATYMSLEAETIRKVLKMVERLEEDDDVQNVYTNLDIPDDFEPEE; this is translated from the coding sequence ATGTCCGGACACAGTAAATGGGCGACGATTAAACACGCAAAAGGAGCCGCTGACGCAAAACGCGGTCAGATGTTTACAAAGTTTATTAAAGAAATTTCTATAGCTGCACGTATGGGCGGCGGGGATCCGAACGGTAACCCGCGGTTAAGAACTGCGATATTAAAAGCACGTGCGGCTAACATGCCGAAAGATAATATTGAACGGGCTATCAAGAAAGGTACCGGCGAATTGGGCGGTGCAAGTTATGAAGAGCTGTTGTACGAAGGCTATGCGCCGGGCGGTGTTGCGGTATTGGTAGAGGTACTGACCGACAATAAAAATCGGGCTGCAGCCAATGTGCGTAACCTCTTTTCCAAAAATGGAGGTAACCTCGGTGCGACGGGTTCGGTAGCTTATATGTTTAACCGCAAGGGTGTTATAGAATACGATGCCGAAGTAGTAAGCGAAGAAAAACTGATGGAAGAAGCCTTGGAAGCAGGGGCGGAAGATATTCAGACTGAAGGCGGTATTATCACGGTAACAACCGATCCCAACGACTTTGCTTCCGTGCTTGAAGCTTTACAGGAAAAAGGATTTGAATCCGTTTCTGCAGAAATCTCTATGATCCCTGCAACGTATATGAGTTTGGAGGCAGAGACAATCCGCAAAGTATTAAAAATGGTCGAGCGTCTTGAAGAAGATGACGATGTCCAGAACGTATACACAAATCTTGATATTCCCGACGATTTTGAACCTGAGGAGTAA